In a genomic window of beta proteobacterium MWH-UniP1:
- a CDS encoding cytochrome c, whose protein sequence is MNNGVLKRLGAGGLAAALCLGSAMAQANPFPKGNAATGKALHDPRCVSCHNSMFPDKNGTQLYSDEMFRKSTNIAQLRGMIEFCNNRTQAGWFEEEIQHVGRYLNDSYYKFKQ, encoded by the coding sequence ATGAATAACGGTGTATTAAAACGCTTGGGGGCCGGTGGTCTGGCCGCAGCCTTGTGCCTGGGCAGTGCCATGGCGCAGGCCAATCCCTTTCCAAAGGGAAATGCAGCAACGGGTAAGGCACTGCATGATCCCCGTTGTGTGTCCTGCCACAACAGCATGTTTCCGGACAAAAACGGCACCCAACTCTATTCCGACGAGATGTTTCGCAAATCTACAAACATTGCCCAGCTGCGGGGCATGATTGAGTTTTGTAATAACCGCACCCAGGCGGGGTGGTTTGAAGAAGAAATTCAGCACGTGGGTCGTTATCTCAACGACAGCTACTACAAGTTCAAGCAGTAG
- the soxB gene encoding thiosulfohydrolase SoxB, translating into MQLDRREFLNVMAAGSACGMFGSWASAANAATKGEKIYDIPKYGNVSFLHFTDCHAQLTPIYFREPNVNIGLGVMNGRPPHFVGEEFLKFHKVPANTALSHAFTYLDFEKSAKAYGKVGGFAHLATLVKKMRSDRPNAFLFDGGDTWQGSATALWTNGQDMVDACKLLGVNMMSPHWEFTLGAKRVEEIVKKDFAGNIEFLAQNVKTTDFGDQVFKPYVIREQNGIPVAVIGQAFPYTPIANPRYMVPDWTFGIQDDNMQKIVDEVRKKGAKVVVVISHNGMDVDLKMASRVRGIDAIFGGHTHDGVPQPVIVENPGGKTLVTNAGSNSKFLGVMDFDVRDGKVAGFKYSLLPVFANMLPADKDMQALIDKVRAPYKAKLEEKLAVTDGLLYRRGNFNGTFDQLICDALMEVKGAEIAFSPGFRWGTSILSGQAITREHVMDQTAITYPYTTVTDMTGEFIKTVLEDVCDNLFNPDPYYQQGGDMVRVGGLTYACEPGAKQGSRITDMRLNGKPIDAKKTYKVAGWAPVAEGAKGEPIWEVVETWLKAKKRITPRKLNVPRLIGVEKYSGIA; encoded by the coding sequence ATGCAACTCGATCGTCGCGAATTTTTGAATGTCATGGCAGCAGGTTCGGCCTGTGGAATGTTTGGCTCTTGGGCGTCTGCTGCGAACGCCGCCACCAAAGGCGAAAAGATCTATGACATTCCAAAGTACGGCAACGTGAGTTTCTTGCACTTCACCGACTGCCACGCTCAGCTCACACCGATTTATTTTCGTGAGCCCAATGTCAACATTGGCCTGGGGGTGATGAATGGCCGCCCTCCGCATTTTGTTGGTGAAGAATTTTTAAAGTTCCACAAGGTTCCTGCGAACACCGCTTTGTCGCACGCCTTCACGTATCTTGATTTTGAAAAGTCTGCCAAGGCCTACGGCAAGGTGGGCGGCTTTGCCCACCTGGCCACCCTGGTGAAAAAAATGCGGTCAGACCGGCCCAATGCATTTTTGTTTGACGGCGGTGACACTTGGCAGGGATCGGCCACAGCGCTGTGGACCAATGGCCAAGACATGGTCGACGCCTGCAAATTGTTGGGCGTGAATATGATGAGTCCCCACTGGGAATTCACACTCGGCGCCAAGCGCGTTGAAGAGATTGTGAAAAAAGATTTCGCGGGCAATATTGAATTCCTGGCCCAAAACGTGAAAACCACCGATTTTGGTGATCAGGTATTCAAACCATATGTGATTCGTGAGCAAAACGGCATTCCGGTGGCGGTGATTGGCCAGGCCTTTCCCTACACTCCGATTGCCAACCCGCGTTACATGGTGCCGGATTGGACCTTTGGTATCCAAGACGACAACATGCAAAAGATCGTGGACGAAGTCCGTAAAAAAGGCGCCAAGGTGGTGGTGGTGATCTCCCACAACGGTATGGACGTGGATTTGAAAATGGCGTCTCGTGTGCGTGGTATTGATGCGATCTTTGGCGGCCATACCCACGACGGTGTGCCCCAGCCTGTGATTGTGGAAAACCCAGGCGGCAAGACCCTGGTGACCAATGCAGGTTCTAATTCCAAATTCTTGGGTGTGATGGATTTTGATGTGCGCGACGGAAAAGTGGCAGGCTTTAAGTACTCACTGCTGCCCGTGTTTGCCAACATGCTGCCCGCCGATAAAGACATGCAGGCCTTGATTGACAAAGTCCGTGCACCGTATAAGGCCAAGCTTGAAGAGAAGCTCGCCGTGACCGATGGACTGCTTTATCGCCGTGGCAACTTTAACGGCACCTTTGACCAATTGATCTGTGACGCACTGATGGAAGTGAAGGGCGCCGAAATCGCCTTCTCGCCAGGATTCCGTTGGGGAACCAGTATCTTGTCGGGCCAGGCCATTACCCGTGAGCACGTGATGGATCAAACCGCGATCACTTATCCCTACACCACGGTAACCGACATGACGGGTGAGTTCATTAAAACTGTCTTGGAAGACGTTTGCGATAACCTGTTTAACCCCGATCCCTATTATCAGCAGGGCGGCGACATGGTCCGTGTGGGTGGCCTGACCTATGCCTGCGAGCCGGGTGCCAAGCAGGGCAGCCGCATCACTGACATGCGCTTAAATGGCAAGCCGATTGATGCCAAGAAAACCTACAAGGTTGCGGGCTGGGCACCGGTTGCAGAAGGGGCCAAGGGCGAGCCGATTTGGGAAGTGGTCGAAACGTGGCTTAAAGCTAAAAAGCGGATTACACCGCGCAAACTCAATGTGCCGCGTTTGATTGGCGTTGAGAAGTATTCGGGCATTGCCTAA
- the soxY gene encoding thiosulfate oxidation carrier protein SoxY: protein MSISRRSVLKAGGGAAVYTALASMGFFAANPALAAWKKDWFDTKTMPDTLKAMGIASAPNSADIVITSPDIAENGAVVPVGIASKLPKTEMIALLVEKNPTMMAGFYEFTADSLPDVSMRVKMGQSSDVIAIVKADGKFFMAKKEIKVTLGGCGG, encoded by the coding sequence ATGAGTATTTCACGTCGTTCCGTGCTCAAGGCGGGTGGTGGTGCAGCGGTCTATACGGCCCTGGCATCGATGGGTTTTTTTGCAGCCAATCCCGCGCTGGCTGCCTGGAAAAAAGATTGGTTCGATACCAAGACCATGCCTGACACCTTAAAGGCCATGGGCATCGCATCGGCGCCCAACAGTGCCGATATCGTGATCACATCGCCGGATATCGCTGAAAACGGTGCCGTGGTGCCGGTTGGCATTGCATCAAAACTGCCCAAGACCGAAATGATTGCGCTCTTGGTGGAAAAGAACCCCACCATGATGGCTGGTTTTTATGAGTTCACTGCTGACTCTCTTCCTGATGTGTCCATGCGTGTGAAGATGGGCCAGAGCTCAGATGTGATTGCGATCGTGAAGGCCGACGGCAAGTTCTTCATGGCCAAGAAAGAAATCAAAGTCACCCTGGGTGGTTGCGGCGGCTAA
- the soxX gene encoding sulfur oxidation c-type cytochrome SoxX: MKKSTLMIAGLSVVLAGCATVYSTAELDKMASDAVARSFSEKGIAKKDRIKQDDLNLACSQADLTKTPLSGDMTRKLEQAEFSTIKYPADGKFLGDWKQGERLAQDGRGSTYSDKAGTPNGGNCYNCHQISKEEISHGTLGPTLYNYGKLRGNSEAVVKYTWGKIYNAKAFNACTNMPRFGHQGILTEDQMKHLMALLLDPESPVNK; the protein is encoded by the coding sequence ATGAAAAAATCAACATTGATGATTGCGGGTCTTTCGGTCGTACTCGCAGGCTGCGCCACCGTGTATAGCACTGCTGAACTCGATAAGATGGCCAGCGATGCAGTCGCACGCTCGTTTTCCGAAAAAGGCATTGCTAAAAAAGATCGTATCAAGCAAGACGATCTGAACCTGGCCTGCTCTCAGGCCGATCTCACCAAGACACCGCTATCGGGGGACATGACCCGCAAACTTGAGCAGGCGGAATTCTCCACGATCAAGTACCCCGCAGACGGCAAGTTCTTGGGCGATTGGAAACAGGGGGAGCGACTTGCCCAAGATGGTCGCGGCAGCACCTATAGCGACAAGGCCGGCACGCCTAATGGGGGGAACTGTTACAACTGCCACCAGATCAGCAAGGAAGAAATTTCCCACGGCACACTCGGTCCAACGCTTTATAACTACGGCAAGCTGCGTGGCAACAGTGAAGCGGTGGTGAAGTACACCTGGGGCAAGATTTATAACGCCAAGGCGTTTAATGCCTGCACCAATATGCCCCGTTTTGGGCATCAGGGCATTTTGACCGAAGACCAGATGAAACATCTGATGGCGCTGCTCTTGGATCCAGAATCACCCGTCAACAAGTAA
- a CDS encoding c-type cytochrome, with protein MFRFTKSARLMSSSALAAVMVSGALLSGAALAQGKPNLAGIGRTATPAEIKAWDIDVRPDFKGLPAGSGSVAKGQDVWEAKCASCHGVFGESTEVFTPIIGGTTKKDIETGRVANLTRLDFPQRTTMMKVATVSTLWDYINRAMPWTNPKTLTTEEVYSVVAYILNLAEVVPENFVLSDKNIAEVQKRMPNRNGMTEKHGLWDVKGKPDVQNTLCMKDCPTTMKVSSSLPASARDAHGNLMEQHRPIGPARAIDTSKPGATPGPTSAAPAAPAVSAAPAATAVAAAPPAATPAAGGAKPAAGPSGADIAKRNNCVACHAPAAKLVGPSWADISKKYKGDAKAPAMLAQKVKNGGVGTWGPIPMPANSAVKDNELAAVVQWVLDGAK; from the coding sequence ATGTTCAGGTTTACTAAATCAGCCAGGCTCATGTCGTCGTCGGCGCTTGCCGCAGTCATGGTGTCAGGCGCCCTGTTATCGGGTGCTGCATTGGCCCAGGGAAAGCCCAATCTGGCTGGTATTGGCCGCACCGCAACGCCTGCTGAGATCAAGGCATGGGATATTGATGTTCGTCCAGACTTTAAGGGCTTGCCTGCAGGCTCGGGGTCTGTGGCCAAGGGCCAAGATGTCTGGGAGGCCAAGTGCGCTTCCTGCCATGGCGTGTTTGGTGAGAGCACTGAAGTCTTCACGCCGATTATTGGCGGCACGACGAAAAAAGATATTGAGACTGGCCGTGTGGCCAATCTGACCCGGCTGGACTTTCCCCAGCGTACGACCATGATGAAAGTCGCCACTGTGTCGACGCTGTGGGACTACATCAACCGTGCCATGCCCTGGACGAACCCGAAGACCCTGACCACTGAAGAAGTCTATTCGGTGGTGGCCTACATTCTGAATTTGGCTGAAGTCGTGCCCGAGAATTTTGTCCTGTCGGATAAAAATATCGCGGAAGTCCAAAAACGAATGCCCAACCGCAATGGCATGACGGAAAAGCATGGGCTCTGGGATGTAAAAGGCAAGCCTGATGTGCAAAACACGTTGTGCATGAAGGACTGCCCAACCACGATGAAGGTCTCATCAAGTCTGCCAGCCTCGGCGCGTGACGCCCACGGCAACTTAATGGAGCAACATCGTCCGATTGGTCCGGCACGTGCGATTGACACCTCTAAACCAGGCGCCACGCCAGGGCCGACTTCGGCAGCACCCGCAGCACCCGCAGTCTCTGCAGCACCAGCTGCTACTGCCGTGGCTGCTGCACCGCCAGCAGCCACACCGGCTGCTGGCGGTGCAAAGCCCGCTGCGGGCCCAAGTGGTGCCGATATCGCTAAGCGTAATAACTGTGTGGCCTGTCATGCACCGGCGGCCAAACTAGTGGGCCCATCGTGGGCAGATATTTCGAAGAAGTACAAAGGGGATGCGAAAGCGCCCGCCATGCTGGCCCAAAAGGTTAAAAATGGTGGCGTGGGCACATGGGGACCAATACCAATGCCCGCCAACTCCGCAGTGAAGGACAATGAACTAGCTGCCGTTGTGCAGTGGGTTCTTGATGGTGCCAAGTAA
- the soxA gene encoding sulfur oxidation c-type cytochrome SoxA: MAQTDAEKAIDRYRELVADGNPAELWEAKGEDLWKKKRGPKNASLEKCDLGLGPGVVKGAYVSLPRYFEDTKKVQDLETRLVTCMDQHQGIKAKAAVYDRDDHKDIISLVAWIASESRGMPVNVPVSHPEEKRMYEMGKRIFFYRAGPYDFACATCHAEDGKRIRLQGLPNLTQNEPAGKAFTSWPAYRVSNSQLWPMQKRLEDCFRQQRFPYVEFGSDVTIALSSYMGVTGKGQKSLAPTIKR, translated from the coding sequence ATGGCCCAGACCGATGCTGAAAAAGCGATTGATCGCTACCGTGAGTTGGTGGCCGATGGCAACCCCGCAGAACTCTGGGAAGCCAAGGGGGAAGACCTGTGGAAGAAAAAGCGTGGGCCGAAAAATGCTTCGCTTGAAAAGTGTGACTTGGGCCTTGGGCCTGGTGTGGTGAAGGGTGCCTATGTCTCCTTACCCCGTTACTTCGAAGACACCAAAAAGGTGCAAGACCTTGAAACTCGACTGGTAACTTGCATGGACCAGCATCAGGGCATTAAAGCCAAAGCGGCAGTCTATGATCGTGATGATCACAAAGACATCATCTCGCTGGTGGCTTGGATTGCATCGGAATCCCGTGGTATGCCAGTCAATGTGCCGGTTTCTCATCCCGAGGAAAAGCGGATGTATGAAATGGGCAAGCGGATTTTCTTTTACCGTGCCGGCCCCTATGACTTTGCCTGCGCCACCTGCCACGCCGAAGATGGCAAGCGGATTCGCCTGCAGGGCCTGCCGAACTTGACTCAGAATGAGCCAGCAGGAAAAGCCTTCACATCATGGCCGGCCTATCGTGTGTCGAACTCCCAGCTCTGGCCCATGCAAAAACGATTGGAAGACTGCTTCCGTCAGCAGCGATTCCCCTATGTGGAGTTTGGCTCGGATGTGACCATCGCCCTGTCCAGCTACATGGGTGTCACTGGTAAAGGCCAAAAATCTCTGGCCCCCACCATCAAGCGCTAA
- a CDS encoding ABC transporter ATP-binding protein: protein MSLDAGGSLAILGASGSGKSTLLGILAGLDTPTSGEVFWFGERIDQLAEDVRAARRNGVLGFVFQSFQLLGHLNALENVMLPLELVGVRDAAKRAADMLDQVGMGSRKTHFPKTLSGGEQQRVALARAFVTQPKLIFADEPTGSLDAANGELITKLLFELRSRHGTTVVLVTHAAELAERCDHILRLAGGRTV, encoded by the coding sequence ATGTCGCTTGACGCAGGCGGCTCACTGGCCATTTTAGGTGCTTCTGGCAGCGGTAAATCGACTTTATTGGGCATTCTGGCGGGCTTAGACACGCCAACTTCGGGCGAAGTCTTCTGGTTTGGTGAGCGTATTGATCAGTTGGCTGAAGATGTCAGGGCGGCCCGCCGAAATGGCGTCTTGGGTTTCGTCTTCCAATCGTTTCAGCTTCTGGGCCACCTGAATGCCCTTGAAAACGTGATGCTGCCGCTGGAGCTTGTTGGGGTGCGGGATGCCGCAAAGCGTGCCGCCGATATGCTGGACCAGGTGGGCATGGGCAGCCGCAAGACCCATTTCCCCAAGACACTGTCGGGCGGAGAGCAGCAGCGGGTGGCGCTGGCGCGGGCCTTTGTCACACAGCCCAAACTGATCTTTGCCGATGAGCCAACGGGCAGCCTGGATGCCGCCAATGGGGAACTCATCACCAAGCTGCTGTTTGAGCTGCGATCCCGTCATGGCACCACAGTGGTTCTGGTGACCCATGCGGCCGAGCTGGCCGAGCGCTGCGACCATATTCTGCGGCTGGCCGGGGGGCGCACCGTATAA
- a CDS encoding metalloregulator ArsR/SmtB family transcription factor, which produces MGAIKTTQGSINPFDPARAAMPPIDAADPALSAVFEKASAYFSLLSEPSRLRIIQAICHTECSVQEVVEQTGLPQPNVSRHLALLHRSGVLSRRRAGTSVFYKVSDSTLTDLCRLVCVRMAGGQ; this is translated from the coding sequence ATGGGAGCTATTAAAACAACGCAGGGGTCGATCAACCCCTTTGATCCAGCCCGCGCGGCAATGCCGCCAATAGACGCTGCAGATCCTGCCTTATCTGCGGTTTTTGAAAAGGCATCGGCGTACTTTTCTTTGCTTTCAGAGCCTTCGCGACTGCGGATCATCCAGGCCATCTGTCACACCGAGTGTTCGGTCCAGGAAGTTGTCGAGCAGACCGGCCTGCCACAGCCCAATGTCTCGCGTCATTTGGCGCTGCTGCATCGTTCGGGTGTTTTGTCTCGCCGCCGTGCTGGCACATCGGTTTTTTACAAGGTCTCTGATTCGACATTGACTGATTTGTGTCGTCTGGTTTGTGTACGCATGGCAGGGGGGCAGTAA
- the soxC gene encoding sulfite dehydrogenase, producing the protein MSNEVKKSGRLIKAPENFLTKEDVKNPALMRRKFLAASVSSAAASMAALGLASGSRSAQAAVGQGDPNILNLPAHSTGLGMPVAANPYGMPSQYEKGLQRRESPGLTRVSAASVAFTPLQGTFGIITPSGLHFERHHQGWWDIDPSKHRLMVMGMVKNPKVYTMDDIMRLPSVSRIHFIECGANTAMEWGNVAVPTVQYSHGMVSCSEFTGVPLKVLLDDCGIDMKQAKFILAEGADGSGMTRTIPLDRALDDVIVAYGMNGEMLRPENGYPLRLVVPGIQGVSWVKWLRRIEVGDQKWAAKDEAIHYIDLMPDGLHRQYTGIQETKSVITTPSGGQTLLDKGFYNISGLAWSGRGKIKRVDVSVDGGRNWRTARLETPVLTKAFTRFNIDWVWDGGPAILQSRAQDDTGYVQPKLNQLREVRGTRSIYHQNAIQSWKVAENGEVSNVQVY; encoded by the coding sequence ATGTCTAACGAAGTAAAAAAATCAGGCCGCCTGATCAAGGCTCCTGAAAACTTCCTGACCAAGGAAGATGTGAAAAACCCGGCGCTGATGCGGCGCAAGTTTCTGGCGGCATCGGTCTCTTCGGCGGCAGCCTCCATGGCAGCCCTGGGGCTGGCGAGTGGTTCACGCAGTGCCCAGGCCGCTGTCGGCCAGGGTGACCCCAATATTTTGAATCTGCCGGCGCATTCCACGGGCCTGGGGATGCCGGTTGCGGCCAACCCTTATGGCATGCCGTCGCAATACGAAAAAGGATTGCAGCGCCGCGAGAGCCCTGGTCTAACGCGTGTGTCAGCGGCATCAGTGGCCTTTACTCCCTTGCAAGGCACCTTTGGCATCATCACGCCAAGCGGTCTGCATTTTGAACGTCATCACCAAGGCTGGTGGGATATCGATCCCAGTAAACACCGGTTGATGGTGATGGGCATGGTGAAGAACCCCAAGGTCTACACCATGGATGACATCATGCGTCTGCCATCGGTCTCGCGTATTCATTTTATTGAGTGCGGCGCGAATACCGCCATGGAGTGGGGCAATGTGGCCGTGCCCACGGTGCAATATTCCCACGGCATGGTGTCGTGCAGTGAATTCACCGGCGTGCCGCTGAAAGTGTTGTTGGACGACTGTGGCATCGACATGAAGCAGGCCAAATTTATTTTGGCCGAGGGCGCCGACGGATCGGGCATGACCCGCACCATTCCATTGGATCGTGCCCTAGATGATGTCATCGTGGCCTATGGCATGAATGGCGAAATGCTGCGCCCAGAAAACGGTTATCCCTTGCGTCTTGTGGTGCCGGGTATTCAGGGGGTGTCGTGGGTGAAGTGGCTGCGTCGTATTGAAGTGGGTGACCAGAAGTGGGCCGCCAAAGACGAGGCCATTCATTACATTGATCTCATGCCCGACGGTCTGCATCGTCAATACACGGGAATCCAGGAAACCAAGTCGGTCATCACCACGCCATCGGGTGGGCAGACCCTGCTTGATAAGGGGTTCTACAACATCAGTGGCCTGGCATGGTCGGGCCGCGGCAAGATTAAGCGTGTTGATGTGTCGGTGGATGGTGGCCGAAACTGGCGCACCGCGCGGCTTGAGACGCCGGTGCTCACCAAGGCCTTTACTCGTTTCAATATCGACTGGGTCTGGGATGGCGGACCCGCCATTTTGCAATCCCGTGCGCAAGACGACACGGGTTACGTACAGCCCAAACTGAATCAATTACGTGAAGTCCGTGGCACACGTTCGATCTATCACCAGAACGCGATTCAGTCATGGAAAGTTGCCGAAAACGGGGAGGTGAGCAATGTTCAGGTTTACTAA
- the soxZ gene encoding thiosulfate oxidation carrier complex protein SoxZ, translating to MADPMRIRARAADGVVDARVLMAHEMETGQRKDSAGKLIPAWFIQEVTCQLNGKTVMSAQWGAAISKNPFLQFKAKGKAGDKITVTWVDNRGEKRTDEATVA from the coding sequence ATGGCAGATCCAATGCGTATCCGTGCCCGTGCTGCTGATGGTGTCGTTGACGCCCGTGTCTTGATGGCCCATGAAATGGAAACTGGTCAGCGTAAAGATTCCGCTGGCAAACTCATCCCCGCGTGGTTTATTCAGGAAGTCACCTGCCAGCTTAATGGCAAGACCGTGATGTCGGCCCAGTGGGGTGCTGCAATTTCTAAAAACCCCTTCCTGCAATTCAAGGCCAAGGGCAAAGCCGGTGACAAGATCACGGTGACCTGGGTTGACAACCGGGGTGAGAAGCGTACCGACGAGGCAACGGTTGCCTAA
- a CDS encoding arylesterase, with protein sequence MNSSFFRKIVAPLLPLLLGLVMAQASFAQQTSPEQSPRILVFGDSLSAEYGLKRGSGWVRLMEDQLKKEGFPHTVMNASISGETTAGGLTRLPTLLKKYKPSILILELGANDGLRGLPIRETRGNLDKMMQAASSIGAKTVLVGIQVPPNYGRDYTQRFQGLFTDLAKSRNAPLVPFLLDGIAEDRAMFQADEIHPNEKAQPRLFQNVWLALRPVLNGTMASESALSRP encoded by the coding sequence ATGAACTCTTCCTTCTTTCGAAAAATCGTTGCCCCGCTGTTGCCCCTGCTGCTTGGCCTAGTCATGGCCCAAGCCAGCTTCGCCCAACAGACCAGCCCCGAACAATCTCCGCGCATCTTGGTCTTTGGCGACAGCTTATCTGCAGAGTATGGCCTAAAGCGCGGTAGCGGCTGGGTGAGACTCATGGAAGACCAACTGAAAAAAGAAGGGTTCCCCCACACCGTCATGAACGCCAGCATCTCGGGTGAGACCACGGCGGGCGGCCTTACCCGACTTCCCACGCTGCTAAAGAAATACAAGCCCAGCATTTTGATTCTTGAGCTTGGCGCCAATGACGGCCTGCGCGGGCTTCCGATTCGCGAGACCCGTGGCAATCTGGACAAAATGATGCAGGCTGCAAGCAGCATCGGCGCCAAGACGGTCTTGGTCGGTATCCAGGTTCCGCCAAACTATGGCCGTGATTACACCCAGCGGTTCCAGGGCCTCTTTACCGATCTGGCCAAGTCCCGTAACGCACCACTGGTGCCTTTCTTGCTCGACGGAATCGCCGAGGATCGGGCCATGTTTCAGGCCGATGAGATTCACCCCAACGAAAAAGCCCAGCCCCGGCTCTTTCAGAATGTCTGGCTGGCCCTAAGACCCGTGCTTAACGGCACTATGGCCAGTGAGTCTGCCTTGAGTCGACCCTGA